A window of Cohnella herbarum contains these coding sequences:
- a CDS encoding Na/Pi cotransporter family protein: MIASFIIPSLLGFALLLSGMKVMETSLQRWAGRKLTTWVSRSTSTPLRGFAVGTAASALLQSSTAVTVLTIGFVNAGWLSLSRSFGIILGTNVGTCLTTELMSLELHRFGMAILAISAAGWLATYMMNEMRSPDSDPRIGMALRYVSVALGGFGLLLLGFKLLQGMGPALRTNGMFETLMQHTNENLIWGVLGGAALTALVHSSAAVIAMCMGLAATGAISPEAGIAIVLGANIGTCFTGLVASLGGGKGGRFVALSQLALNAGGALLFYPLIGALHSAAAFLAPGDPSAQIAHAQTIFNVLCSLIALPIAYMPFWRSSDPDSA, from the coding sequence ATGATTGCCAGCTTCATAATCCCGTCTTTACTCGGGTTCGCGTTATTACTGTCCGGTATGAAGGTCATGGAAACCTCGTTGCAACGTTGGGCGGGACGCAAGCTGACTACCTGGGTGTCCCGTTCGACTTCGACGCCGCTCCGAGGTTTTGCCGTCGGAACCGCCGCCTCCGCTCTGCTCCAGAGCAGCACGGCCGTAACCGTCCTAACGATCGGCTTCGTGAACGCGGGCTGGCTCTCCCTCTCCCGAAGCTTCGGCATTATCCTCGGAACCAACGTAGGAACTTGTCTCACGACGGAGCTGATGAGCTTGGAGCTTCATCGTTTCGGAATGGCTATTCTTGCCATAAGCGCTGCCGGTTGGCTTGCGACTTATATGATGAACGAAATGAGAAGTCCGGATTCCGATCCCCGAATCGGAATGGCGTTGCGTTATGTATCCGTCGCTTTGGGAGGCTTCGGGTTGCTTCTCCTCGGCTTTAAACTGCTCCAAGGGATGGGACCGGCCCTGCGGACCAACGGCATGTTCGAGACATTGATGCAACATACGAACGAGAACTTAATCTGGGGCGTCCTAGGCGGTGCGGCGCTTACCGCTCTCGTCCATTCCAGCGCCGCGGTCATCGCCATGTGCATGGGTCTGGCTGCCACTGGAGCGATCTCGCCCGAAGCCGGGATAGCGATCGTCCTTGGCGCCAACATCGGTACATGCTTTACCGGGTTGGTCGCCTCTCTCGGCGGAGGAAAAGGAGGCCGCTTCGTCGCGCTCTCCCAGCTTGCCCTTAACGCGGGTGGAGCGCTGCTCTTCTATCCGTTGATCGGCGCGCTCCATTCGGCAGCAGCCTTCCTCGCCCCCGGCGATCCGTCCGCACAAATCGCCCACGCCCAGACGATTTTTAACGTGTTATGCTCTTTGATCGCCCTTCCGATCGCTTACATGCCCTTCTGGCGTTCTTCCGATCCCGATTCCGCCTAG
- the deoC gene encoding deoxyribose-phosphate aldolase translates to MRDTTITMMCLGLLLRSWESSWPAKYEVISLSEERRFPSWQSNDNLAAFTDYTLVSAEAGAGAFLDLCSEAVADGYYGVCVSGGWVRLCRERLSGTKAKVSAVVGFPLGTHATRAKAFEASAALDDGASEIDMVLPIGRLADGDYDSVERDIAAVVQAVQGGALVKVILETGMLTEERITAGAKIAEAAGADYVQTSTGFGGRGASVSDIALIRSAVSIEMGIKASGGIRNAQSAIELLAAGANRIGSSSGKAIVHGLSKLL, encoded by the coding sequence ATGCGGGATACGACAATAACGATGATGTGCTTAGGCTTGCTCTTGAGAAGCTGGGAATCCAGTTGGCCGGCTAAATACGAGGTGATCTCTTTGTCCGAGGAAAGACGTTTTCCTTCTTGGCAATCGAACGACAATTTGGCAGCTTTTACGGATTATACGCTTGTATCCGCCGAGGCTGGCGCTGGCGCTTTTCTCGATCTGTGCTCGGAAGCGGTCGCGGACGGTTATTACGGCGTGTGCGTTAGCGGCGGATGGGTTCGCTTATGCCGGGAGCGGTTAAGCGGGACTAAAGCGAAAGTCAGCGCGGTTGTCGGATTTCCGCTTGGAACGCACGCGACCCGCGCCAAAGCTTTCGAAGCATCGGCGGCGCTGGATGACGGCGCATCGGAGATCGATATGGTCTTACCGATCGGAAGGTTAGCGGACGGGGACTATGATTCGGTAGAGCGCGATATCGCCGCGGTCGTTCAAGCGGTTCAAGGCGGGGCGCTAGTGAAGGTGATTTTGGAAACGGGGATGTTGACCGAAGAGCGGATAACCGCCGGCGCCAAGATCGCGGAAGCGGCGGGCGCGGATTACGTCCAGACTTCTACCGGCTTCGGGGGCAGGGGGGCATCGGTATCCGATATCGCGCTGATCAGGTCGGCGGTATCGATTGAAATGGGGATAAAAGCATCGGGAGGTATCCGGAACGCGCAATCGGCGATCGAATTATTGGCCGCCGGAGCTAATCGGATCGGGAGCAGCTCCGGCAAAGCGATCGTTCACGGATTATCGAAGCTACTCTAA
- the addB gene encoding helicase-exonuclease AddAB subunit AddB gives MSLRLITGRSGSGKTQLILNEIRSKLQSDPLGTPLILLVPEQATFQMEYAMVTTPGLPGFLRAQVLSFRRLAFRVMQETGGSAVVPIHDNGKAMLLHKVLEARRESLRLFRGGKTESGLITRINDLLTEMKRYGIGSDKLSKQATATAERVAATKESALLADKLHDLSMIYTDMEQQLVGHWLDGEDMLGWLARGAAGSTFLNGAEIWLDGFHGFTPSEYAVIEALLRKADKVSVNLCLDRPYHATERPDELDLFHPTAETSAQLCELAQASGVHMEPPVVLDPEVSPRFRNNPMLAFLERNWGNRKKWTGESAFLAPEHPGCGLHLYAAANRRAEAEAVARDMLYRVRENGNRWRDMALFVRKMDDYADLLATVFGDYGIPYYLDGKASVSHHPLVEFVRSALECVAGGWKAEAVFRCAKTDLLGTPDRRVSRDEIDRLENYALAAGIDGWRWHSAQAWFPLFRGDLEDETSIMDAEEAMRGLLDVRDALLKSLLALEEGMKSAKTIRELCESLYGFLEQTGAADMLEQWSREDGATGKPGRMAVHRPLWDGMINLLDQLVELMGDNSADIQLFAGMVDSGLEELKLGAVPPSLDGVLIGSPERTRSDRVRIVYLLGANDGVLPMRISENGLFAEEERDRLAVTGLSLAPGARRRLLDEAFLAYLTFTTASQHLWVSYPQADDEGQGLLPSEWIGKLRSRFPGIPIRSVAAEPLETQTEAEQLEYAAHPGRALTHLLTRLRGWRQGERISAGWWSVYDWLRDREDWNVRLSSLVASLNYSNVEEPLTPETSRLLYGDRLLASVSRMERFIACPFQHFAVHGLRLQERRLFKVDSPDIGQLFHAALRQTTEKLFAEGPAGMDAMRWQIEAAAAVDKLLPRVQSQILLSSHRHQVMARKLRDIVTQASAILGEHAALSAFKPVGLEMSFGPKGLLPALSLQLDGGRWMDIAGKIDRVDAAQSSSGLLLRIMDYKSSAMKLKLDEVAHGLSLQMLTYLDVVVSHAPHWLGQAAKPAGVLYFHVQNPLLLTPNGMPKEEARNALFRQYRMQGLLLSDGESVKLMDESLNQNSKSAVVPVEFKKDGAFSARSQVANESEWEVLRGSVRSQIRRIGKRIVDGDVAITPYRMDKRSPCTFCDFRPVCHFDSQVEGNAYQALSKAGSKEELWQRLANGAQGSESN, from the coding sequence ATGTCGCTTCGGCTAATAACGGGTCGTTCGGGTAGCGGAAAGACGCAGCTGATATTGAATGAGATACGGAGTAAGCTGCAGAGCGATCCGTTGGGAACTCCGCTAATATTGCTCGTGCCGGAGCAAGCGACTTTCCAGATGGAATACGCGATGGTGACGACGCCGGGATTACCCGGGTTTCTTCGGGCCCAAGTACTCAGTTTCCGCAGGCTCGCCTTTCGGGTGATGCAGGAAACGGGCGGCTCAGCCGTCGTTCCGATACACGATAACGGTAAAGCGATGCTTTTACATAAGGTGCTGGAAGCCCGCAGGGAAAGCTTAAGATTGTTTCGCGGAGGGAAAACCGAATCGGGCTTAATTACGCGAATCAACGACTTGTTGACGGAAATGAAAAGATACGGAATCGGCAGCGATAAATTATCGAAGCAAGCGACGGCGACGGCCGAACGGGTAGCGGCGACGAAAGAGTCGGCTCTGCTAGCGGACAAGCTTCACGATCTGTCAATGATCTATACCGACATGGAGCAACAATTGGTCGGTCATTGGTTGGACGGAGAGGACATGCTGGGTTGGCTTGCGAGGGGCGCCGCGGGATCGACTTTCCTCAATGGCGCGGAAATTTGGCTAGACGGATTTCATGGCTTTACGCCGAGCGAGTACGCGGTTATCGAAGCTCTATTGCGAAAAGCGGATAAGGTTAGCGTTAACCTGTGCCTAGATCGGCCTTATCACGCCACAGAAAGGCCGGACGAGCTTGATCTGTTCCATCCTACGGCGGAGACGTCGGCGCAATTGTGCGAGCTGGCGCAGGCGTCCGGCGTGCATATGGAGCCGCCGGTCGTCCTTGATCCTGAAGTCTCGCCGCGTTTTCGGAACAACCCGATGCTTGCTTTCTTGGAACGGAATTGGGGAAATCGCAAGAAGTGGACGGGAGAATCCGCGTTCTTGGCGCCGGAGCATCCCGGCTGCGGGTTACATCTTTACGCGGCGGCCAACCGCAGGGCGGAAGCCGAAGCCGTTGCCCGGGACATGCTGTATCGGGTGAGAGAAAATGGGAACCGGTGGAGAGATATGGCTCTATTCGTCCGTAAAATGGACGATTACGCGGATTTATTAGCCACCGTATTCGGCGACTATGGCATTCCGTATTATTTGGACGGCAAGGCATCCGTATCCCACCATCCTCTAGTAGAATTCGTGCGTTCCGCGCTCGAATGCGTCGCCGGCGGATGGAAAGCCGAAGCCGTATTTCGCTGCGCCAAGACGGATTTGCTGGGAACGCCTGACCGACGCGTCTCGCGGGACGAAATCGACCGCTTGGAGAACTACGCGCTGGCCGCGGGAATCGACGGCTGGCGCTGGCATTCGGCACAAGCCTGGTTCCCGTTGTTCAGGGGAGATCTAGAGGATGAAACATCCATTATGGATGCCGAGGAAGCGATGCGAGGATTGCTCGACGTAAGGGATGCGCTGCTGAAGTCGTTATTGGCGCTAGAAGAAGGTATGAAGTCCGCAAAAACGATCAGAGAGCTGTGCGAGAGCTTATACGGGTTTTTAGAGCAAACCGGAGCGGCGGACATGTTGGAACAATGGAGCAGAGAGGACGGAGCGACGGGGAAACCGGGTCGCATGGCCGTTCATCGCCCGTTATGGGATGGAATGATCAATCTGCTAGATCAATTGGTAGAGTTGATGGGGGATAACTCCGCGGATATTCAATTGTTCGCGGGTATGGTGGATTCAGGCTTAGAAGAATTAAAGCTGGGAGCGGTTCCGCCGTCGCTTGACGGCGTCTTGATCGGCAGCCCGGAGAGAACCCGATCCGATCGCGTTCGGATCGTCTATTTGCTCGGCGCGAACGACGGGGTGCTTCCGATGCGGATATCCGAGAACGGCTTGTTCGCGGAAGAGGAACGCGACAGATTAGCCGTCACGGGTTTATCGCTAGCGCCGGGAGCGCGCAGAAGGCTATTGGACGAGGCGTTTTTGGCCTATTTGACGTTTACGACCGCTTCCCAGCATCTATGGGTTAGTTATCCGCAAGCAGACGATGAAGGCCAAGGTTTGCTTCCGTCGGAGTGGATCGGCAAGCTGAGGAGCCGGTTTCCGGGCATTCCGATTCGCTCGGTCGCCGCGGAGCCGCTGGAAACGCAAACGGAAGCGGAGCAGTTGGAGTACGCGGCTCATCCGGGAAGGGCTTTGACCCATTTGTTGACGAGACTTCGCGGCTGGCGGCAGGGAGAAAGAATTTCCGCGGGCTGGTGGTCGGTATACGATTGGTTAAGGGATCGGGAAGATTGGAACGTGAGGCTTTCCTCCCTGGTCGCCTCGTTGAATTACTCGAACGTGGAGGAGCCGCTGACTCCGGAGACGAGCCGATTGCTGTACGGGGATCGTCTATTGGCGAGCGTGTCGCGGATGGAGCGGTTCATCGCTTGTCCGTTCCAACATTTCGCCGTACATGGCTTGCGGCTGCAAGAACGGCGCTTGTTCAAGGTGGATTCGCCCGACATCGGGCAATTGTTCCATGCGGCGCTACGCCAGACGACCGAGAAGCTGTTCGCGGAAGGACCGGCCGGGATGGATGCCATGCGTTGGCAGATCGAAGCGGCCGCCGCGGTGGACAAGCTACTGCCTCGCGTTCAATCGCAAATCTTATTATCTTCCCACCGTCATCAGGTGATGGCGCGCAAGCTTCGGGATATCGTAACGCAAGCTTCGGCCATCCTGGGAGAGCATGCCGCGTTATCGGCTTTCAAGCCCGTCGGACTCGAGATGAGCTTCGGGCCTAAAGGCTTGTTGCCGGCGCTTTCGCTGCAATTGGACGGCGGACGCTGGATGGACATCGCCGGAAAAATCGACCGCGTCGACGCGGCTCAATCCTCGTCCGGGTTGCTCCTTCGCATCATGGACTATAAATCTAGCGCTATGAAGCTTAAGTTGGACGAGGTGGCGCACGGACTTTCGCTTCAGATGCTTACTTATTTGGACGTCGTCGTTTCCCATGCGCCTCATTGGCTCGGACAAGCGGCCAAACCGGCGGGCGTGCTTTATTTCCATGTGCAGAATCCTCTGTTGCTTACGCCGAACGGAATGCCCAAAGAGGAGGCTCGCAACGCCTTATTCCGTCAATACCGCATGCAAGGCTTGCTGTTGTCCGACGGAGAATCGGTCAAGCTTATGGACGAATCGTTGAATCAGAACAGCAAATCGGCGGTTGTTCCCGTCGAATTCAAGAAGGACGGCGCGTTCTCCGCGCGATCCCAAGTCGCCAACGAAAGCGAATGGGAAGTGCTGCGGGGATCGGTTCGTTCTCAGATCCGCCGTATCGGCAAACGGATAGTCGACGGTGACGTGGCGATTACCCCGTACCGGATGGACAAGCGCAGCCCGTGCACGTTTTGCGATTTCCGGCCGGTGTGCCATTTCGATAGCCAAGTAGAAGGCAATGCGTATCAGGCTTTAAGCAAAGCCGGCAGCAAGGAAGAGTTATGGCAGCGGCTGGCCAACGGCGCGCAAGGGAGTGAATCGAATTGA
- the addA gene encoding helicase-exonuclease AddAB subunit AddA, whose translation MKQLRIWPAKPENSRWTDEQWAAITADGSNLLVAAAAGSGKTAVLVERIISRIADESRPLDVDAMLVATFTKAAAAEMKERIRHALEESLEKNPDSRHLRRQIALLPRASVTTLHSFCLEIVERYAPLIELDPGFRMANETEAELLRMDTLDELFEERYEAEGEAGPLAALADHFGGERSDEPLHRLVLELFEYAGSHPWPEHWLRKTAGEFERAEAETLLNSLWVKSLREDAVLLLQGTLHLLRSALRIAHEPGGPEPYIDTLFADIDGLDRIARAFDDGVWEDWQAAVADISFGRLKPCKGDEYDPLLIERVKGLRDAAKKAAGKLSEEWLVRSPEQYASELRALATAMEQLAELAVQFGERYEQAKRAKGLLDFSDLEHYALRILRDSSSTPEGSFPSLAALGFKDRFAEIYLDEYQDTNEVQEAIVSLISRKEPGNVFMVGDVKQSIYRFRLAEPGLFLEKYKTYEAYSGSADPEDASSFTADEDGLRIDLARNFRSRREILNAVNHVFRLIMREPVGEMNYDERAELIYGDGYPDAGEPNPYSVELIVLDSAPVAASEGDAAQGADITEAGAAEVNENGSAPAEEAEDAESAQLEARCIAAEIRKLMGSDEEDRLPFAVYDGKAKLHRPVQFRDIVILLRAVSALAPAFLDELKAAGIPAYADLATGYFAATEVDILLSLLSIIDNPHQDIPLAGVLRSPIGGFTAEQLARIRLARRGGSFWEAVNVAAKGNEDGADSVSAGELQEAIAKFVSKLGEWRNFARREPLGDLLWMLYRETGYYDYVGGLPGGGQRQANLRALVHRAVQYERSSKFRGLFRFLRFLGRMRDTGADLGAARALGESENVVRIVSIHRSKGLEFPVVFAAGLGRNFNRRDLNGAFLKHKKLGFGPRVMEKETRVAYPTLPQLAIRRKLAAEMLAEEMRVLYVALTRPKEKLYLIGTSKDAVKTWEQWSETAAMADGSLPTFAVGAASKYLDWLGPAAVIASEFADPARRWNCRIVPAISYTRQSTELQESNPDEARLWNAVLNGEKVGAGKSDASERINRMLSWEYHEIAATQVAAKTSITALKSRINASQPSIVEPPVAYEDELQLHEQQERSSAEGWTETDPQFGGSSVNPVVLPAATYRLRRPRFMSAKHLTPAERGTAFHLVMQHLPIEAGTTERRVHDLLESLTERRILSAAQREGVEASVIAAFCETPLYSRLGKALQVWREVPFTYGLDAASVYSGSIEPSAEETVIIQGVIDCLFSEEDGLVLVDYKTDALKGADAADAAEKHRFQVEQYCEAVQSILGTKVKEAYVYFFDGGQTIRLL comes from the coding sequence TTGAAGCAGCTTAGGATATGGCCCGCAAAGCCGGAAAACAGTCGTTGGACGGACGAGCAATGGGCCGCGATAACGGCGGACGGTTCCAACTTGCTCGTGGCCGCGGCGGCGGGCTCGGGCAAAACCGCTGTGCTCGTCGAGAGGATCATTTCGCGAATCGCGGACGAATCTCGTCCGCTCGACGTTGACGCCATGTTGGTAGCTACGTTCACGAAAGCGGCCGCGGCGGAGATGAAGGAAAGAATCCGGCATGCGCTCGAGGAATCGTTGGAGAAAAATCCGGACTCCAGGCATTTGCGCCGCCAGATCGCCCTTCTTCCGCGAGCGTCCGTTACGACTCTTCATTCGTTCTGCCTAGAGATCGTCGAGAGGTACGCGCCGCTAATCGAGCTTGATCCCGGCTTCCGAATGGCGAACGAGACGGAGGCAGAGCTCTTGCGAATGGATACGCTGGACGAGCTGTTCGAGGAGCGCTACGAAGCCGAAGGAGAAGCGGGCCCGTTGGCGGCTCTCGCCGATCATTTCGGCGGAGAACGAAGCGACGAGCCCCTTCACAGGCTTGTGCTGGAGCTGTTCGAATACGCGGGCAGCCATCCTTGGCCGGAACATTGGCTTCGAAAGACGGCCGGAGAATTCGAACGCGCCGAAGCGGAAACGCTTCTAAATTCCTTGTGGGTGAAAAGTTTGCGCGAAGATGCCGTATTACTGTTGCAGGGTACGCTTCATCTTCTGCGAAGCGCGTTGCGGATCGCCCATGAACCGGGAGGTCCGGAGCCTTATATCGATACGCTATTCGCGGATATCGACGGATTGGACAGGATTGCGCGAGCCTTTGACGATGGCGTCTGGGAGGACTGGCAAGCCGCGGTAGCGGATATTTCCTTCGGGCGGCTTAAGCCGTGCAAAGGCGACGAGTACGATCCGCTTCTTATCGAGCGGGTCAAAGGGTTGAGAGACGCGGCCAAGAAAGCGGCAGGCAAGCTGTCCGAGGAGTGGCTTGTCCGTTCTCCCGAGCAGTACGCTTCCGAGCTGCGCGCGTTGGCTACGGCGATGGAGCAGTTGGCCGAGCTAGCCGTGCAATTCGGAGAGCGCTACGAGCAGGCCAAGCGGGCTAAGGGGCTGCTCGATTTCAGCGATCTCGAGCATTACGCGCTGCGGATATTGCGGGATTCTTCTTCGACGCCGGAAGGCAGTTTTCCCTCTCTGGCGGCACTCGGATTTAAGGATCGATTCGCGGAAATCTACCTGGATGAATACCAGGATACGAACGAGGTTCAAGAAGCGATCGTTTCGCTAATTTCGAGGAAAGAACCGGGAAACGTGTTCATGGTCGGCGACGTGAAGCAGAGTATATACCGGTTCCGTCTGGCCGAGCCGGGTCTGTTTCTGGAGAAATACAAAACGTACGAAGCCTATTCCGGTTCCGCGGATCCGGAAGACGCTTCGTCTTTCACGGCGGATGAGGATGGGCTGCGCATTGATCTGGCGCGAAACTTCCGTAGCCGCAGGGAAATCTTGAATGCGGTCAACCATGTGTTCAGGCTGATCATGAGGGAGCCCGTCGGAGAAATGAATTACGACGAACGGGCCGAACTCATCTACGGCGACGGATATCCCGACGCCGGTGAGCCGAATCCTTATTCCGTGGAGTTAATCGTATTGGATTCCGCGCCGGTTGCGGCTTCCGAAGGAGACGCTGCTCAAGGTGCGGACATTACGGAAGCCGGCGCCGCGGAAGTAAACGAGAACGGCTCCGCGCCCGCGGAAGAAGCCGAGGACGCGGAGTCCGCGCAGTTGGAAGCCAGATGCATCGCGGCCGAGATCCGCAAGTTAATGGGATCGGACGAAGAAGATCGGCTTCCGTTCGCGGTTTATGACGGTAAAGCCAAGCTGCATAGACCCGTACAGTTCAGGGACATCGTCATTCTGCTAAGAGCGGTTTCCGCGCTTGCGCCCGCGTTCCTTGACGAGCTGAAAGCGGCAGGAATTCCCGCTTACGCGGATCTTGCGACGGGTTACTTCGCCGCAACCGAAGTCGATATCCTGTTATCGCTCCTGTCCATCATCGATAATCCGCATCAGGATATTCCCCTTGCCGGCGTGTTGCGTTCGCCGATCGGAGGATTTACCGCGGAGCAGTTGGCGCGAATCCGTCTAGCTCGCCGCGGCGGTTCTTTCTGGGAAGCCGTTAACGTTGCCGCGAAGGGCAACGAGGATGGCGCCGATTCGGTATCCGCGGGGGAATTGCAAGAGGCGATAGCAAAATTCGTTAGCAAGCTGGGGGAATGGCGGAATTTCGCGCGAAGGGAGCCGCTCGGGGATTTGCTGTGGATGTTATACCGCGAGACCGGCTATTACGACTACGTAGGCGGATTGCCGGGAGGCGGGCAAAGGCAGGCGAATTTGCGAGCGCTTGTCCATCGGGCGGTCCAATACGAACGTTCCTCGAAATTCCGGGGGTTGTTCCGGTTTCTCCGTTTTCTGGGCCGGATGCGGGATACGGGAGCCGATCTCGGAGCGGCACGCGCGCTCGGGGAGAGCGAGAACGTCGTGCGTATCGTATCTATTCATCGCAGCAAAGGATTGGAGTTTCCGGTCGTGTTCGCCGCTGGGCTGGGTCGGAATTTCAATCGCCGGGACTTAAACGGAGCGTTCTTGAAACATAAGAAGCTAGGCTTCGGACCTCGGGTCATGGAGAAAGAAACCAGGGTCGCCTACCCGACGTTGCCTCAACTCGCCATTCGCAGGAAGCTGGCCGCGGAAATGCTCGCCGAAGAAATGCGGGTGCTGTACGTGGCTTTGACCCGGCCCAAAGAGAAGCTCTATCTCATCGGTACAAGCAAGGATGCCGTTAAAACGTGGGAGCAATGGAGCGAAACCGCGGCTATGGCGGACGGGAGCTTGCCGACGTTCGCCGTCGGCGCTGCCTCTAAGTATTTGGATTGGTTGGGTCCTGCGGCGGTAATCGCTAGCGAATTTGCGGATCCCGCGCGCAGATGGAACTGTCGGATCGTTCCCGCGATTTCGTATACCCGCCAGTCGACGGAATTACAGGAATCGAACCCGGACGAAGCGAGGTTATGGAATGCGGTTTTGAACGGCGAGAAGGTTGGCGCTGGGAAATCGGACGCATCGGAACGAATAAATCGCATGCTGTCTTGGGAGTACCATGAAATCGCGGCCACACAAGTCGCGGCCAAAACTTCGATCACGGCCTTGAAGAGCAGGATAAACGCGTCCCAACCGTCAATTGTCGAACCTCCAGTCGCTTACGAAGACGAGCTTCAGCTCCATGAGCAGCAAGAGCGTTCCTCCGCGGAAGGTTGGACGGAAACGGATCCGCAATTCGGCGGTTCGTCCGTCAATCCCGTAGTCCTTCCCGCGGCCACGTACCGGCTTCGTCGCCCCCGCTTCATGTCGGCTAAGCATTTAACGCCAGCCGAACGCGGCACGGCATTTCACTTGGTCATGCAGCACTTGCCAATCGAAGCGGGAACGACGGAGCGACGGGTCCATGACCTGCTCGAGAGCTTGACGGAACGGCGCATATTGTCCGCCGCGCAACGCGAAGGCGTCGAAGCTTCCGTCATCGCGGCGTTCTGCGAGACCCCGCTGTATTCGCGCCTCGGCAAAGCGCTGCAAGTATGGCGGGAAGTCCCATTTACTTACGGGCTAGATGCGGCCTCCGTTTATTCCGGTTCTATCGAGCCCTCTGCCGAAGAGACCGTCATCATTCAAGGGGTCATCGACTGCTTGTTTTCGGAGGAGGATGGCCTTGTGCTTGTAGACTATAAGACGGATGCTCTTAAGGGAGCCGATGCGGCGGACGCGGCGGAGAAGCATCGCTTTCAGGTGGAACAATACTGCGAAGCGGTACAATCGATTCTCGGTACGAAGGTCAAGGAAGCTTACGTTTATTTTTTTGACGGGGGACAGACGATTCGTTTGCTCTGA
- a CDS encoding class I SAM-dependent rRNA methyltransferase has product MSSQAAVWLNKGRRQRLEEGHPWIYANEIAKMEGEAKPGQLVEVKDHRGQLLGTGYWNPASQITVRIVAYGPLEAMDEDFFRKRFERAKDHRYRFLGEETSCRLVYGEADFLPGLVVDRFNDVLVVQVLTLGMDVAKEAWLPALVDVFAPRGIYERSDVGVRTLEGLEETTGVLYGECPRLVEILENGLKVQVDIEGGQKTGYFFDQRENRASIKPLVKGWGARSGIKLVEQVTENGGLRTVPINEKGSVVTFPYWDGATVLECFAHTGSFTLHACDYGAKKVTCLDISEHALQTARHNVEINGFSDRVEFVAADAFEYLRQQVAGRDERQTRANAKAAGVKVDTSKPLASEGRTWDVIILDPPAFAKTKRAVEGACRGYKDINLQAMKLLNEGGYLVTASCSYHVRPELFLETIQDAAKDAGKIIRRIEWRGAGKDHPQLAGVEEGHYLKFGIFEVRSRKEL; this is encoded by the coding sequence ATGAGCAGTCAAGCCGCAGTATGGTTAAATAAAGGGAGACGTCAGCGTCTTGAGGAAGGACATCCTTGGATTTATGCGAACGAGATAGCCAAGATGGAAGGCGAAGCGAAGCCGGGTCAATTAGTCGAGGTGAAGGATCATCGCGGACAATTGCTTGGCACCGGCTATTGGAACCCGGCTTCGCAGATCACGGTTCGTATCGTAGCTTACGGGCCGTTGGAAGCGATGGACGAAGATTTCTTCCGAAAACGTTTCGAGCGCGCGAAGGATCATCGTTATCGTTTTCTTGGCGAAGAAACTTCTTGTCGCCTTGTTTACGGGGAAGCCGACTTTCTGCCGGGGCTAGTCGTCGATCGGTTTAACGACGTTCTGGTTGTTCAAGTGCTTACGCTGGGCATGGACGTCGCGAAAGAAGCTTGGCTTCCGGCATTGGTCGATGTGTTCGCGCCTCGCGGCATTTACGAGAGAAGCGACGTAGGCGTTCGCACGTTAGAGGGTCTAGAAGAAACAACCGGCGTCTTGTACGGGGAATGCCCGAGACTCGTGGAAATCTTAGAAAACGGGTTAAAAGTTCAGGTCGATATCGAGGGCGGCCAGAAAACGGGCTATTTTTTCGATCAGCGAGAGAACCGGGCTTCGATTAAGCCTTTGGTGAAAGGTTGGGGCGCTCGGAGTGGTATTAAATTGGTGGAGCAAGTAACGGAGAATGGAGGCCTTCGGACGGTTCCGATAAACGAGAAGGGGAGCGTCGTCACGTTCCCTTATTGGGATGGGGCTACCGTACTGGAATGTTTCGCCCATACGGGAAGTTTTACGCTGCATGCCTGCGACTACGGAGCCAAGAAAGTCACCTGCCTCGACATTTCCGAGCACGCGCTGCAAACCGCTCGGCATAACGTAGAAATTAACGGGTTCTCGGATCGCGTGGAATTCGTGGCCGCGGACGCTTTCGAGTATTTACGACAACAAGTAGCAGGACGGGACGAGCGTCAAACGAGAGCGAACGCCAAGGCAGCAGGCGTAAAAGTGGATACTTCCAAGCCTCTTGCATCCGAAGGAAGGACTTGGGACGTCATCATTCTCGATCCTCCGGCCTTCGCCAAGACGAAACGGGCAGTCGAAGGAGCTTGCCGCGGATATAAGGACATTAACCTTCAAGCGATGAAGCTGCTTAACGAAGGGGGCTATCTGGTGACGGCTAGCTGTTCATATCATGTGAGGCCGGAGCTGTTCCTGGAAACGATCCAGGACGCGGCCAAAGACGCGGGCAAGATCATTCGCCGGATCGAATGGCGCGGCGCGGGCAAGGATCATCCTCAGCTTGCCGGCGTTGAAGAAGGACACTATTTGAAATTCGGAATATTCGAGGTGCGAAGCCGCAAAGAGCTGTAA